The Agrobacterium larrymoorei sequence GCGAATCGGAATGGATAGCGCGGATCGCATCCGGTAGACTGTTTCGCCAGGCAAGAATCAGCCGTGCCAGTTCCACAAGCCGAGCCGTGCTGGAAATCGGTGGTGCAAGATCGATTGTCGCAGGCGTTTCAATGTCGAAATAGCCGCTGTCGTCATCGGTCTCGCCGAGTGGGCGAATGACCGGCAGAATGGCCGAACGACCGCCGAGAATATCGACGAATTCGGAGCGCAACACACGGGCCGAACGGCGCGTGGGTACATAGATCGTCACGCGGGCAAGTGATAGCGGGTCGGCGGGATCATAGGCAAAGCCATTCGCGAGTGTCCCGGCACAGAGGCTCTGTGCCAGCGTCTTTAGAAAGGGTGTTCCCGGCGCGATGGTCAGGATGCGTTTGGCAGGCGCCAATGGTTCGACCTTCTCTCGGATTAAAGCACGATGCTTCTATTTAAAGCGTTAGAGCGTCCTTTGTGCGTCCTAAAGGATGCACGGCGCTCTAAACGGAAGCGATAGTTCGCTCCGCATCCTCTATAGCATCCGGTGTGCCGACCGTAATCCACTGACCATCCAGCATCACGCCATACAACCGGTTTTTTGCAATGGCACGGTCGAAATAGATATTGAGGTTGAAGGCATCGGCAGGGGCATCGTTCAGCAGGCGCGAATCCATGGCGATCGCACCAGCGTAAACCACCGGGTGGGGTTCACCCTCCTGATAACGGGTCAGGCGCCCATCCTCTGCGAAGTTGAAATCCTTCTTGCCGTTGTGGCCGGTTGTGCGATCCATATCGACGCAAAGCATTGCCATATCCATGCGGCCAGCGTCGAACCCTGCCGCAAGCTTCTGTAGATTGGTGGGAAGGCCTGGCGTTTCACCGACCCAGAAGAGATCGGCATTCATCACCAGAACCGGTCCCGGCGCGAGCAACTTCAAACCCTTGGCGAGACCGCCGCCGGAATTCAGCAGCTGCGAGCGCTCATCCGAGATCAGGATCTCAAGGTCGTGACGGCCTTCAAGATGCGCGACCATCTGGTCGGCATGGTGATGGACGTTGATGGAAACCGTCTCGATGCCCGCCGCTGCTAGGAGATCGAGCACATAATCGATCATCGGCTTGCCCGCGATCTTGACCAGCGGCTTGGGGATCGTGTCGGTGATCGGGCGCATTCTCGTGCCGAGACCTGCTGCCAGAACCATCGCTTGTCTGATCGTCATGGGAAAAGCTTCAGTGAGAGTTGAGGTCTATGCCCGCGCGCGCAAACCAGTCCCGCAGCGGCGCAAGTTCGGGATGGTCAAGCGCGGCCCGCATATAGGTGAAGGTGCGTGGCATGTGCTTCATATAGCCCGGCTTGCCATCGCGCTTCAAAAGCCGAACCCAGGCGCCGACCAGCTTGCAATTGCGTTGCGCCGCCATGATGGCAAAGGCTTTGAGAAACACCTTCTCGTCGAAGGCAGGATTTTTGCGGCGGATATCGAGATACCGCTCCATCATTCGCGCCTGCAGATCAGGCGGAATGGTCACGCGCGCGTCCTGTAC is a genomic window containing:
- a CDS encoding nucleotidyltransferase family protein, with the translated sequence MTIRQAMVLAAGLGTRMRPITDTIPKPLVKIAGKPMIDYVLDLLAAAGIETVSINVHHHADQMVAHLEGRHDLEILISDERSQLLNSGGGLAKGLKLLAPGPVLVMNADLFWVGETPGLPTNLQKLAAGFDAGRMDMAMLCVDMDRTTGHNGKKDFNFAEDGRLTRYQEGEPHPVVYAGAIAMDSRLLNDAPADAFNLNIYFDRAIAKNRLYGVMLDGQWITVGTPDAIEDAERTIASV